A genomic region of Maridesulfovibrio bastinii DSM 16055 contains the following coding sequences:
- a CDS encoding MerR family transcriptional regulator: MKIETLTHKNLSEIVGVSVTTIKSYRKKFGEYIPVAGHGKPLRFEKKAADVCLRIRELFGDGLSVKQISEKLSHEFNVVDDNHRLSTIKKDQGLGPKDMEQLLKLSSQMMNGMAALVTAQAKAEKRVERVEKKLSELLEIQDRNSSILNDLLEKNESAPVTPQSGKVKAKLVTIRGNDGDDKSYRIERENEVLVPDQDLLELPVVIRSDEGDFLGMPGAKGNPFNLRGLLTFVSSTEAADSASHVWRRDSENWVLTSSKSNAEIHELHFKKTKTPKGNLVAFFERLDINSVQQNRDFLLKFFRDARDSYYGQ, translated from the coding sequence ATGAAGATTGAAACACTCACCCATAAAAATCTCTCAGAAATTGTTGGAGTTTCGGTTACAACTATCAAAAGTTACCGCAAAAAATTCGGAGAATACATTCCTGTTGCCGGACACGGAAAGCCTCTTCGTTTTGAAAAAAAGGCTGCGGATGTGTGTTTGAGAATCCGTGAACTCTTTGGTGATGGCTTATCGGTAAAACAGATTTCTGAAAAACTTAGTCATGAATTTAATGTAGTTGATGATAATCATCGCTTATCGACAATTAAAAAGGATCAGGGCCTCGGACCCAAGGATATGGAGCAGCTTTTAAAGCTCAGCTCACAGATGATGAATGGAATGGCTGCATTGGTAACAGCGCAGGCAAAAGCTGAAAAGCGTGTGGAAAGAGTTGAGAAAAAACTTAGCGAGCTTCTTGAGATACAGGATCGCAATTCGAGTATTTTAAATGATCTTCTCGAAAAGAATGAATCAGCTCCAGTTACCCCGCAGTCTGGGAAGGTTAAAGCCAAGCTGGTCACCATACGCGGAAATGATGGTGACGATAAAAGTTACAGAATAGAAAGGGAAAATGAAGTTCTCGTTCCTGATCAGGATCTTCTGGAGCTTCCCGTGGTTATAAGATCCGATGAAGGTGATTTTCTGGGTATGCCGGGTGCGAAGGGCAACCCTTTCAATCTGCGTGGCCTGCTGACTTTCGTTTCTTCAACCGAAGCGGCTGATTCTGCTTCACATGTCTGGAGGCGTGATTCGGAAAACTGGGTGCTGACATCAAGCAAGAGCAATGCTGAAATTCATGAACTGCACTTCAAAAAGACCAAAACTCCGAAAGGAAATCTGGTAGCCTTTTTTGAACGTCTGGATATCAACTCAGTTCAGCAGAACAGGGATTTTCTTTTGAAGTTTTTCCGTGATGCAAGGGATTCTTATTACGGGCAGTAG